One genomic segment of Sminthopsis crassicaudata isolate SCR6 chromosome 2, ASM4859323v1, whole genome shotgun sequence includes these proteins:
- the GPR132 gene encoding putative G-protein coupled receptor 132 — protein sequence MASSNSSQNCPFVSSEESKIFLIVMYSSICVLGLPTNCFTAWFSLLQVLQGNVLAIYLFCLAICELLYVATLPFWIVYIRNDHVWTMDFQTCNIIAFVFFCNIYVSILLLCCISCDRFIAVTYALESRGYRQLKTAVFISIAIFLIVGIVHYPVFEMKENITCFEASTMDSKIASFHFFRFLVGFTIPFSIIIFTNYKIFKNIKTSTTLNACQKAKVKNLAISIVLTFLICFAPYHLVLLVKASAFSYYKGEAKKVCALETKMNMISMVFLGLCTFNSIANPIIYVLASDSCRNELSRVNKGWKQWSTKTDSINLKCSK from the coding sequence ATGGCTTCATCCAACTCCTCACAGAACTGTCCCTTTGTGTCTTCTGAAGAAAGCAAGATATTCCTGATTGTGATGTATAGTAGCATCTGTGTGCTAGGTCTTCCCACAAATTGTTTCACTGCCTGGTTCTCCCTCTTGCAGGTGCTACAGGGGAATGTGTTGGCCATATACCTCTTCTGCTTGGCTATTTGTGAATTGCTCTATGTGGCAACTTTACCCTTCTGGATTGTTTATATCAGGAATGATCATGTATGGACAATGGATTTTCAGACCTGTAACATAAttgcatttgtatttttctgtaaTATCTATGTCAGCATTTTACTTTTGTGTTGCATTTCTTGTGATCGTTTCATTGCTGTGACGTATGCTTTGGAATCTAGAGGGTACAGACAACTAAAAACAGCTGTGTTCATTTCGATAGCAATCTTTTTAATTGTGGGAATAGTTCACTATCCAgtttttgaaatgaaagaaaatataacttGTTTTGAAGCCTCTACAATGGATAGTAAGATAGCTAGTTTTCACTTCTTTCGCTTTTTAGTAGGATTTACTATCCCATTTTCCATCATCATTTTCACAAACTACAAGATCTTCAAGAACATCAAAACCAGCACAACTTTGAATGCATGCCAGAAAGCCAAGGTAAAGAACTTGGCTATTTCTATAGTTCTGACTTTCCTGATCTGTTTTGCTCCCTATCATTTGGTACTTCTTGTTAAAGCTTCAGCCTTTTCCTACTATAAAGGTGAAGCAAAGAAAGTGTGTGCTTTGGAAACCAAGATGAATATGATATCAATGGTATTCCTAGGCCTGTGCACTTTCAACAGCATAGCAAACCCTATCATCTATGTGCTAGCCAGTGACAGTTGCAGAAATGAATTGTCTCGTGTTAACAAAGGATGGAAACAATGGTCCACAAAGACTGATAGCATCAACCTAAAGTGTTCAAAGTAA